The following are encoded together in the Glycine max cultivar Williams 82 chromosome 8, Glycine_max_v4.0, whole genome shotgun sequence genome:
- the LOC100794703 gene encoding LEAF RUST 10 DISEASE-RESISTANCEUS RECEPTOR-LIKE PROTEIN KINASE-like 1.2 isoform X2, giving the protein MVRTGLIYDHCSSSALTNTSFNSSLFRYSQNVTNITIFYGCPSSVFANRNYSFPCKEDHNMSAFYGDPETARVQDCEGPRIEVQVSKEPVLGEGIEGLNKALSEGFRVHLISEAQVQQCLECVVSNGTCGANDESQFTCFCQDGTEGLDCSDHHSNKWNWERKVGIGVSAAVLGAIVVSIGFYICSRQKKKKNLHAVSSSVQSKETSYSSSIEDTEKGCTYFGVHFFTYSELEEATNFFDPARELGDGGFGTVYFGKLHDGRVVAVKRMYENSYRRVEQFVNEVEILTGLHHQNLVSLYGCTSRHSRELLLVYEYIPNGTVADHLHGQRAKPGTLAWHTRMNIAIETASALVYLHASEIIHRDVKTNNILLDNHFSVKVADFGLSRLLPTHATHVSTAPQGTPGYVDPEYNEYYQLTDKSDVYSFGVVLIELISSMPAVDISRRRHEINLSNMAIKKIQSGALHEIVDTTLGFETDFKVRKMISAVAELAFQCLQSSKDVRPSMAEVLDRLEDIRSDGSHRSKHEVLDISEDDAALLKNVPPPPSPDSHLVTISNSTPPNDSQ; this is encoded by the exons ATGGTTCGAACAGGCCTCATCTATGATCATTGTTCTTCCTCGGCCTTAACCAACACTTCCTTCAACTCGAGTCTCTTTCGTTACTCGCAAAATGTTACCAACATCACCATCTTCTATGGTTGTCCTAGCTCCGTGTTTGCGAATAGGAATTACTCTTTTCCATGCAAGGAAGATCACAATATGAGTGCTTTCTATGGGGACCCCGAAACTGCAAGAGTTCAAGACTGTGAAGGACCTAGGATTGAAGTGCAAGTATCAAAGGAACCTGTGCTTGGTGAAGGAATTGAAGGGCTGAACAAAGCTTTGAGTGAAGGGTTCAGAGTGCATCTTATTTCAGAGGCTCAAGTTCAACAGTGCTTAGAATGCGTTGTAAGTAATGGAACATGTGGGGCTAATGATGAGTCTCAGTTTACATGTTTTTGCCAGGATGGAACTGAAGGTTTAGATTGTTCTGATCATCATA GTAATAAATGGAATTGGGAAAGGAAGGTTGGTATAG GCGTTTCTGCTGCTGTGCTCGGGGCAATTGTAGTCAGCATTGGCTTTTATATCTGTAGTcgtcagaagaagaagaaaaatcttcATGCAGTATCATCATCTGTACAATCTAAAGAAACCTCTTATAGTTCTTCTATAGAAGATACTGAGAAGGGATGCACATACTTTGGAGTCCATTTCTTCACTTATAGTGAACTTGAAGAGGCCACCAACTTCTTTGATCCTGCCAGAGAACTAGGAGATGGAGGATTTGGAACTGTGTATTTTG GCAAACTTCACGATGGACGTGTAGTTGCAGTGAAGAGAATGTACGAGAACAGTTATAGAAGAGTGGAGCAATTCGTGAATGAAGTAGAGATCCTAACAGGCCTACACCACCAAAACCTCGTGTCACTGTACGGATGCACATCTCGACACAGCAGAGAACTTCTGCTCGTATACGAATACATTCCAAATGGAACCGTTGCTGATCACCTCCACGGCCAAAGAGCGAAACCTGGCACACTTGCTTGGCACACAAGAATGAACATTGCCATAGAGACTGCTAGTGCACTGGTGTATCTCCACGCCTCTGAAATCATCCACAGGGACGTGAAAACGAATAACATTCTCCTCGACAATCACTTCAGTGTGAAAGTAGCGGATTTTGGCCTCTCGCGTCTCTTGCCAACGCACGCCACACACGTTTCCACCGCGCCACAAGGGACTCCAGGTTATGTGGATCCTGAGTACAATGAGTATTACCAACTCACTGATAAGAGTGATGTTTATAGCTTTGGAGTTGTGTTGATTGAGCTCATATCATCGATGCCTGCGGTTGATATCTCGAGGCGTAGGCATGAGATAAACCTGTCCAATATGGCCATTAAGAAGATACAAAGTGGGGCATTGCATGAGATTGTGGACACTACTCTTGGGTTTGAGACGGATTTCAAGGTGAGGAAAATGATCAGTGCTGTGGCTGAGTTGGCCTTTCAGTGCTTGCAGAGTTCAAAAGATGTGAGGCCCTCTATGGCAGAAGTGTTGGATAGGCTAGAGGATATTAGAAGTGATGGGAGTCATAGGAGCAAGCATGAGGTGCTAGATATATCAGAAGATGATGCTGCTTTGCTCAAGAATGTGCCTCCTCCACCTTCACCTGATTCACATTTGGTGACCATTTCTAATTCTACACCACCAAATGATAGCCAGTGA
- the LOC100794703 gene encoding LEAF RUST 10 DISEASE-RESISTANCEUS RECEPTOR-LIKE PROTEIN KINASE-like 1.2 isoform X3, protein MKILLLVFKDVITGIYDWRGAEIFKVLDFFKGDQQLVASEFEIYFPDSGNKWNWERKVGIGVSAAVLGAIVVSIGFYICSRQKKKKNLHAVSSSVQSKETSYSSSIEDTEKGCTYFGVHFFTYSELEEATNFFDPARELGDGGFGTVYFGKLHDGRVVAVKRMYENSYRRVEQFVNEVEILTGLHHQNLVSLYGCTSRHSRELLLVYEYIPNGTVADHLHGQRAKPGTLAWHTRMNIAIETASALVYLHASEIIHRDVKTNNILLDNHFSVKVADFGLSRLLPTHATHVSTAPQGTPGYVDPEYNEYYQLTDKSDVYSFGVVLIELISSMPAVDISRRRHEINLSNMAIKKIQSGALHEIVDTTLGFETDFKVRKMISAVAELAFQCLQSSKDVRPSMAEVLDRLEDIRSDGSHRSKHEVLDISEDDAALLKNVPPPPSPDSHLVTISNSTPPNDSQ, encoded by the exons ATGAAAATATTATTGCTGGTGTTCAAAGATGTGATTACAGGAATCTATGATTGGCGGGGTGCTGAAATCTTCAAAGTGCTTGACTTTTTCAAGGGTGACCAACAATTGGTTGCTTCTGAGTTTGAGATTTATTTTCCTGATTCAG GTAATAAATGGAATTGGGAAAGGAAGGTTGGTATAG GCGTTTCTGCTGCTGTGCTCGGGGCAATTGTAGTCAGCATTGGCTTTTATATCTGTAGTcgtcagaagaagaagaaaaatcttcATGCAGTATCATCATCTGTACAATCTAAAGAAACCTCTTATAGTTCTTCTATAGAAGATACTGAGAAGGGATGCACATACTTTGGAGTCCATTTCTTCACTTATAGTGAACTTGAAGAGGCCACCAACTTCTTTGATCCTGCCAGAGAACTAGGAGATGGAGGATTTGGAACTGTGTATTTTG GCAAACTTCACGATGGACGTGTAGTTGCAGTGAAGAGAATGTACGAGAACAGTTATAGAAGAGTGGAGCAATTCGTGAATGAAGTAGAGATCCTAACAGGCCTACACCACCAAAACCTCGTGTCACTGTACGGATGCACATCTCGACACAGCAGAGAACTTCTGCTCGTATACGAATACATTCCAAATGGAACCGTTGCTGATCACCTCCACGGCCAAAGAGCGAAACCTGGCACACTTGCTTGGCACACAAGAATGAACATTGCCATAGAGACTGCTAGTGCACTGGTGTATCTCCACGCCTCTGAAATCATCCACAGGGACGTGAAAACGAATAACATTCTCCTCGACAATCACTTCAGTGTGAAAGTAGCGGATTTTGGCCTCTCGCGTCTCTTGCCAACGCACGCCACACACGTTTCCACCGCGCCACAAGGGACTCCAGGTTATGTGGATCCTGAGTACAATGAGTATTACCAACTCACTGATAAGAGTGATGTTTATAGCTTTGGAGTTGTGTTGATTGAGCTCATATCATCGATGCCTGCGGTTGATATCTCGAGGCGTAGGCATGAGATAAACCTGTCCAATATGGCCATTAAGAAGATACAAAGTGGGGCATTGCATGAGATTGTGGACACTACTCTTGGGTTTGAGACGGATTTCAAGGTGAGGAAAATGATCAGTGCTGTGGCTGAGTTGGCCTTTCAGTGCTTGCAGAGTTCAAAAGATGTGAGGCCCTCTATGGCAGAAGTGTTGGATAGGCTAGAGGATATTAGAAGTGATGGGAGTCATAGGAGCAAGCATGAGGTGCTAGATATATCAGAAGATGATGCTGCTTTGCTCAAGAATGTGCCTCCTCCACCTTCACCTGATTCACATTTGGTGACCATTTCTAATTCTACACCACCAAATGATAGCCAGTGA
- the LOC100794703 gene encoding LEAF RUST 10 DISEASE-RESISTANCEUS RECEPTOR-LIKE PROTEIN KINASE-like 1.4 isoform X1, producing MDNDNNVHVRFLFFTSLFFFLTASISAQNNNTKHEECSQPYSCGQYSIYYPFWGGIRPNYCASNDQLKLQCEGNQNTTIQLGSQSFQVLHFDDPVHYTLTMVRTGLIYDHCSSSALTNTSFNSSLFRYSQNVTNITIFYGCPSSVFANRNYSFPCKEDHNMSAFYGDPETARVQDCEGPRIEVQVSKEPVLGEGIEGLNKALSEGFRVHLISEAQVQQCLECVVSNGTCGANDESQFTCFCQDGTEGLDCSDHHSNKWNWERKVGIGVSAAVLGAIVVSIGFYICSRQKKKKNLHAVSSSVQSKETSYSSSIEDTEKGCTYFGVHFFTYSELEEATNFFDPARELGDGGFGTVYFGKLHDGRVVAVKRMYENSYRRVEQFVNEVEILTGLHHQNLVSLYGCTSRHSRELLLVYEYIPNGTVADHLHGQRAKPGTLAWHTRMNIAIETASALVYLHASEIIHRDVKTNNILLDNHFSVKVADFGLSRLLPTHATHVSTAPQGTPGYVDPEYNEYYQLTDKSDVYSFGVVLIELISSMPAVDISRRRHEINLSNMAIKKIQSGALHEIVDTTLGFETDFKVRKMISAVAELAFQCLQSSKDVRPSMAEVLDRLEDIRSDGSHRSKHEVLDISEDDAALLKNVPPPPSPDSHLVTISNSTPPNDSQ from the exons ATGgataatgataataatgttCATGTGAGGTTCTTATTCTTTACATCActattctttttcttaacaGCATCCATTAGTGCTCAAAATAACAACACCAAACACGAAGAGTGTAGCCAGCCATACAGCTGCGGACAGTATTCCATATACTACCCTTTCTGGGGAGGGATCAGACCCAATTATTGTGCCAGCAATGACCAATTGAAGCTCCAATGCGAGGGTAATCAAAACACCACCATTCAACTTGGTTCACAAAGTTTCCAAGTGCTTCACTTTGATGATCCAGTGCATTACACCTTGACCATGGTTCGAACAGGCCTCATCTATGATCATTGTTCTTCCTCGGCCTTAACCAACACTTCCTTCAACTCGAGTCTCTTTCGTTACTCGCAAAATGTTACCAACATCACCATCTTCTATGGTTGTCCTAGCTCCGTGTTTGCGAATAGGAATTACTCTTTTCCATGCAAGGAAGATCACAATATGAGTGCTTTCTATGGGGACCCCGAAACTGCAAGAGTTCAAGACTGTGAAGGACCTAGGATTGAAGTGCAAGTATCAAAGGAACCTGTGCTTGGTGAAGGAATTGAAGGGCTGAACAAAGCTTTGAGTGAAGGGTTCAGAGTGCATCTTATTTCAGAGGCTCAAGTTCAACAGTGCTTAGAATGCGTTGTAAGTAATGGAACATGTGGGGCTAATGATGAGTCTCAGTTTACATGTTTTTGCCAGGATGGAACTGAAGGTTTAGATTGTTCTGATCATCATA GTAATAAATGGAATTGGGAAAGGAAGGTTGGTATAG GCGTTTCTGCTGCTGTGCTCGGGGCAATTGTAGTCAGCATTGGCTTTTATATCTGTAGTcgtcagaagaagaagaaaaatcttcATGCAGTATCATCATCTGTACAATCTAAAGAAACCTCTTATAGTTCTTCTATAGAAGATACTGAGAAGGGATGCACATACTTTGGAGTCCATTTCTTCACTTATAGTGAACTTGAAGAGGCCACCAACTTCTTTGATCCTGCCAGAGAACTAGGAGATGGAGGATTTGGAACTGTGTATTTTG GCAAACTTCACGATGGACGTGTAGTTGCAGTGAAGAGAATGTACGAGAACAGTTATAGAAGAGTGGAGCAATTCGTGAATGAAGTAGAGATCCTAACAGGCCTACACCACCAAAACCTCGTGTCACTGTACGGATGCACATCTCGACACAGCAGAGAACTTCTGCTCGTATACGAATACATTCCAAATGGAACCGTTGCTGATCACCTCCACGGCCAAAGAGCGAAACCTGGCACACTTGCTTGGCACACAAGAATGAACATTGCCATAGAGACTGCTAGTGCACTGGTGTATCTCCACGCCTCTGAAATCATCCACAGGGACGTGAAAACGAATAACATTCTCCTCGACAATCACTTCAGTGTGAAAGTAGCGGATTTTGGCCTCTCGCGTCTCTTGCCAACGCACGCCACACACGTTTCCACCGCGCCACAAGGGACTCCAGGTTATGTGGATCCTGAGTACAATGAGTATTACCAACTCACTGATAAGAGTGATGTTTATAGCTTTGGAGTTGTGTTGATTGAGCTCATATCATCGATGCCTGCGGTTGATATCTCGAGGCGTAGGCATGAGATAAACCTGTCCAATATGGCCATTAAGAAGATACAAAGTGGGGCATTGCATGAGATTGTGGACACTACTCTTGGGTTTGAGACGGATTTCAAGGTGAGGAAAATGATCAGTGCTGTGGCTGAGTTGGCCTTTCAGTGCTTGCAGAGTTCAAAAGATGTGAGGCCCTCTATGGCAGAAGTGTTGGATAGGCTAGAGGATATTAGAAGTGATGGGAGTCATAGGAGCAAGCATGAGGTGCTAGATATATCAGAAGATGATGCTGCTTTGCTCAAGAATGTGCCTCCTCCACCTTCACCTGATTCACATTTGGTGACCATTTCTAATTCTACACCACCAAATGATAGCCAGTGA